From the genome of Blautia hydrogenotrophica DSM 10507:
AAGAGGAGAAATACAGATGAGGGGACATAGTGGTGTGTGTAGGAAGGCGTTTTTGGCGGCCTTTCCCTATACAATTCCGATCTTGACCGGTTTTTTATTTTTGGGAATTGCTTATGGAATTTATATGAATGTGTCAGGATTTTCGCCCATTTATCCAATTTTAATGAGCATGGCAATTTTTGCGGGTTCCATGGAGTTTGTGACTGTGGATTTGCTGTTGGGGATGTTTCATCCGATGAGCGCGCTGATACTGGCGCTCATGGTCAATGCCCGCCATCTGTTCTATGGGATATCCATGCTGGACAAATATAAGAATGTAGGAAAGAAGCGATGGTATCTGATTTTTGGCATGTGTGACGAGTCATTTTCCATTAACTGTACCACGGAGGTACCAGCAGGGGTAGATAGAGGTTGGTTTTACTTTTTTGTGACTTTATTGAACCAATGCTATTG
Proteins encoded in this window:
- a CDS encoding AzlC family ABC transporter permease is translated as MRGHSGVCRKAFLAAFPYTIPILTGFLFLGIAYGIYMNVSGFSPIYPILMSMAIFAGSMEFVTVDLLLGMFHPMSALILALMVNARHLFYGISMLDKYKNVGKKRWYLIFGMCDESFSINCTTEVPAGVDRGWFYFFVTLLNQCYWVCGAAIGGICGSLISFETEGLDFVMTALLVVIFLEQWMKEKDHTSGVIGIVLTVICLVVFGNKNFIIPSMLGILGVLTLMRGRLERRIGE